The DNA region TCGTCATCCAGGCCGTGCTCGGCGAACCCCTGACCGTTTACGGAACCGGCAAGCAGACGCGGGGGCTGATCGATATCCGCGACACCGTGGAATGCATCCGCCTCGCCGTCGAGCATCCCGCCGACCGAGGCGAGTTCCGGGTGTTCAATCAGATGACCGAGTCGATGTCGGTGCGCGACATCGCCGGGGTGATCGCAGAGCAGTTCCCCGGGCCGGTACAGATCGAGCACATGAACAACCCTCGGACGGAGGCCGCGGAGCACTACTACAACGTCAAGCACACCCGCCTGGTCGAGCTCGGACTGCAGCCTCACCTGCTCTCGAACACGCTGATCGAGTCGCTGTTCAGCATCGTGGAGGCCAACAAGCACCGGGTCGACGTCGAGAAGTTGTACCCCACCGTGCAGTGGGCGCAGCCCAGCAACGCCTGAATTTGACGGCCTCTCCCGCACGCGCGACCCGTCGTCTGGTCACCCGACACTGGGTGTTCCTGGCCGTGGCGACCGTCGGTGTCACGTTGCGCGCGCTGGCCTGGTTCGCCTACCAGCCCGCGTTGATGTTCGGCGATTCCTTCCGCTACCTCGGCAACATCGGCATCTACAACCCCGGCGGCCTGCACCCCATCGGATACGAACTCTTCATCCTGACACCGACACTCGCCGTGGGCGGGCTGGAACTGGTTACCGCGCTTCAGCATTGCGCAGGCGTGGGCGCGGCGATCGCGCTGTACGCACTGACGTTGCGGCACGGAGCGAATCGGTGGTTGGCCGCGCTTGCCGCCACACCGCTGCTGCTGGACGGCTACCAGATCCAGATCGAGCAACTGATCATGTCCGACGCCTGGCAGCAGGTGCTCCTCGTCGCACTCCTGTGGGTGCTGCTCGGGGTCGGCGCCCCGAACCCGCGTCGGGCCGCGTTCGGTGGGCTGCTGCTGGGTGTGGCGGTGATGCTGCGACTGGTGGCGTTTCCGTTGGTCGTTCCGGCGCTGTGCTACCTCGTCATCGCGGGTGGAGCGTGGCGGTCATGGCGTGCCTGGACGGGCTGGCGCACGATCGGCGCGCGCACGCTGGCGTTTGCGGTCGCTTTCGGCGTGGTGATCGCGGGCTACGGCGCGTACTTCCACGCGCAGACGGGCGAGTGGGGATTGACCCGGACCACCGGCAACGTGCTCTACGGCCGCGCCGCCGTGGTCGCCGACTGCGACAGCTTGACACTCGAACCGTTGACGGCGCTGGCCTGCCCCGAGGAGCCGTTGGGGCAGCGCAAGCGCCTCGACGCCTACGCCCACATCCAGACCGACCCGACCTGGCGAGCTCGATTTCCCGCGGGCACGGACCTGTTCGCGGTCCAGAGATCGTTCGGCTGGGCCGTGATACGCCAGCAGCCGCTGGACGTCGCCGGCGCCGTGGCACTGGACTTCCTCAAGGGATTCCGCCCTGTGCGCGCCGACGCGCCCGGCGACGTCACCGTCGCCAGATGGCAGTTCAAGTCGGAGTACCCCACCGTCGACCTGGACTACAGCATCCGGGCTTCGCAAGAGTTCAGCGGGCAAGATCCCACCGCGGTGCCTGCCCTCGCCGCGTTCCTGCGCGGATATCAGCTCAGCGTCGGCTACACCCCGGGCACGTTGTTGGGTGTCCTCGGAATCGTCGCACTGCTCGCCGGATTCGGGCTCGGCCGCGCCCGACACAGCGGCATCCGCTCGGCCATTCTCCTGGCGGTCGGCATGGCCGTGACCATTCTGCTCGCGTCGGCGGCGTTCGAGTTCTCGTGGCGCTACCAACTGCCCGGTCTCGTACTTCTGCCGTTCGCCGGCGTGCTGGGGATCACCGCACTCCGGGGGCGCGGGTCAGCGCCCACGCCCAGGAGACGCGATCCCCAGCCGGCGGACGTACCTGACCTATAGCACTCATCAGGCGGGAGCGAAGAGCCGCGGCTCGAGCAGGGCGTTGTCGCGGAATCGGTGCAACCCCTTCGCACCGGCCAGCACCGCCAGGTCGGCCAGCGGTTCGAGGATGATGACCGACAGATAGGCCGCGCCGAACATCGCCACGCTGCTCAAGGTTTCGGCGGTCAGACCCTCGCCGTAGAGCGCCCAGAACGTCACCCACGACACGATCCCGGCCTGGTACGTCGCCGAAAGACCCAGGACCTGACGGTATTTCAGTTCCACATAGGGTGTCTGCGGGGCGATGGTCCTCTTGGCCACATACTGCAGCGCGAACAACGGCACCAACAGCGTGGTGACGTTCATGCCGAACTGCGGGAGGTCGAAGGGCGCGACGAACAACCCCTGGATCAGGAGTCCCGCGGCCAGCCCGAACGCCGCCGGCGCCGCCCCGAACAACAGGAACAGGGTGGACCCCAGGATCAGGTGGACTTCGGAGACTCCCACCGGGAAATGCGGGAACACCTGGAAGAACACGAACACCATCACCGTCGTCGCCACCGTCCCGAAAACCAGCGACGCCGAACCGCGCTCCTTGATGTGCTTCCACGCCGAGTTCAGCGCGTAGGCGCCGACACCTGCGGCGGTCAGGTAACTCAGGACGATCTTCGAACCTTCGACGATCCCCGGCTCAATGTGCATCGCAGTTCCTTGTCTGTTGGTCGGTCAGTGGTGGTCGTCGGTCACAGCGTGGTCGCCGTCGTCGACGTGCAGCGGTGCGGTGAGAATTTCTCTGTGCTGGACCACGTCTTCGAGCGCGGTGACCCAGTGGTCGTAGTACTCCCATTCGCCACGGGCGGACTGCGGCGATGCTTCCCAGCCCCCGATCGTGTCGATCAGGCTCTGCTGGAACTCGCTCCACGGATAGTGACCGAACTCCGAGAGTGCCAGAGCCAGACCAAAAGCCCGGCGCTGCCAGTCGTGGTCGAACGACGGGGCGGCCTGGTCGGTGGTGCAGGTTTCGTGGAGTGTCATGCCGGCTGCCCCGCCAACGCGACACCGATCATCGATTCGGTGGTGACCAGGTCCATCAGCTGCTCATCGGTGAAATCATCAGTCCCGGAGGGCCGTTCGGGGATGACGAACCACCGTGAGTGCCCGCTGGAATCCCAGACCTTGATCTCGGTCTCCTCGGCGAGTTCGACGCCGACCTCGGCCAGTACGGTTCGGGGTTCGCGCGCCGCCCGGGATCGGAACACCGGGTCCTTGTACCAGTAGGGCGGCAGACCCAGAACCGGCCACGGGAAGCACGAGCACAGGGTGCAGATGATCAGGTTGTGCACGCCTGGCACATTGGCGACGGCCTGCAGGTGTTCACCCTCGGCACCGGCCATCCCCTCGGGCAGTTCCAGCTCGGCGATCGCCGCCGGGGTGTCGACCACCACGCGGGCAGCAAAATCGGGTTCCTTCCACGCCTTGACGACGATCTTCTTACCGTTCAACGGTGTCATCTCGGACTCGAAGTAGGACAGCACCTTGTCGACGGTCTGGCTGGTGATGACCCCCTTCTCGATCAGCAGATGCTCCAGTGCCGCAACCTTTTCGGCGCTCGACTGTTCACGGTCGGATGGGTAGGCGAACTGATCACTCACTGGTCCTCCTGGACGGGTTGGAGATAGGCCTCGAACAGCTCGGCATAAAACGTGTTCGCACCCGGTTCTGCGCGCACACCCCAGAGCTCATCGGGGGTGAATTCGACGATGTAGATCGGCATCGGGTCCCCGATGCCGTCACCGGTGTGGACGAAGTAGCCGTAGTCGCCTTCGAAGATGCGGGTCACGGTGCCGATCCGGTCGCGCAGCGCGCCGGGTAGCCGGGTATGGGCTCCGGCCGGGACGTTGGTGATTCGCACCTTCTGGCCGATGGCGAACTGCGGGTGCGCGACGTCGCGCCTGGGGCTGTCACCGCGGCGCAGGTAGTCGATCACCTGAGCATCGATCGCCGGTGCACCCGTCTCACCGGTTTCCGGCGAGGTGCCACCGAGCAGGGCGCCGATCTCCTCCTCCGACACGTAGCCCTTGTCGATGAAGAACTGGGTGATGCCACCGAGCCACTTCTCGTAGTAGCGGAACTTGAAATAGTCGAAGGGGTTCATCCCCTCGGCACCGGTCCGCAGGTCCGCCCACGTCCATTCGTCGTGGAACTCGGTCGGCACCTGGGCGATCGGGTACTCCGGCAGTGCAGAGCCGAGATGGTTGCTCAAGCCCATCATCGCGACGTGGATGCCGAAGATCCGCTTCTCCCATTCCTCGACGAACACCCGCTTCTCGAGGTTCAGGGGCTGGGGCAGGCCTTCGAGGCCGCCGAGATAGTGCTGAAGTTTCATGCCGTGGCACCTTCCGTGTCAGGACGGCTGACTGGAGCCGTTCGTGTCATCACGTTCGCGAGGTACTCCGAGAGGATCCCGAACGTCGCGCCCAGGACGCAGGCACACGCCGCCACGAGACCGGGATGGGAGATGCTCGTCGCAGTGACCAGTTGTCCCGTCCCGGCCACGGTCGATACCGTCGAGGCGAAGCCGACCACCACAGCGGGAGTGGTGGACAGGAATCCGACCCAGGATGCCTGCACCATCAGCGCACTGCCGACACCGACGGCGACGGCCGTCAGGGCGAGTCCGCCACCGAGCAGATGAGCGGCGTACAGGCTGCCGCAGGCAATCGCCACACCCACCAGATTCGACGCCACCGACCGCAGCCAGCCGGCGGGTCCGCCACCGACGAAGAAGAACGAGGCCCATGCCAGGAACACCACCCATATCGGAACGGTGATCACTGTGGCGGTGAACGCCACCGCCACGCCACCGAGCACACCGATGCTCAGTGTCAGCGCAGATCGAGAATCCATACAGTTCCACCTTGTGTCGTCGAGATCGAGAGGTGTCGTCGAGATCGAGAGTCGAACCCGTGAACAACGTTGGGGCCGGCGTGTTTCCGATCGGTTACCGGGGCTTGACCGCTGACTGCCGGCATGGACATCTCTCGGGCAGAACAGGACATCGCCCGGGCGGGCAGACCAACACGGACACGTGGGGCGAAAATCCGGACATCGGCCTGCGTCCGACCGTCCGTTCGGCCACGCTTGCGCCATGTGTCACCACGTCGAACACCAGAATCGCACGATCGCGGTGCTGGTGTTCGACGGCGTGCGCACGCTGGACGTCACCGGCCCGCTGGAAGTCTTCGACGTGGCCCGGACGATGGGCTGCGCCTACTCCGTAGCGCTCTACTCGTGTGGAGAATCCCGGACGATTCGGTGCTCATCGGGGTTGTCCTTCGACGCGGCCCCGGCGTCGCGGCTGGCGTCGGGGGTGGACACGCTCCTGGTTCCCGGCGGGGACGGCCTTGTCGCCGAGGGTGTTCCGCGCCCGCTGCAACAACTGATCCGCACGCACGCTCGGGGTGCACGGCGCGTCGCGTCGATCTGCGCCGGTTCGTTCGCCCTCGGTGCGGCGGGACTGCTCGACGGTCGCCGCGCCACC from Mycobacterium sp. DL includes:
- a CDS encoding energy-coupling factor ABC transporter permease, with product MHIEPGIVEGSKIVLSYLTAAGVGAYALNSAWKHIKERGSASLVFGTVATTVMVFVFFQVFPHFPVGVSEVHLILGSTLFLLFGAAPAAFGLAAGLLIQGLFVAPFDLPQFGMNVTTLLVPLFALQYVAKRTIAPQTPYVELKYRQVLGLSATYQAGIVSWVTFWALYGEGLTAETLSSVAMFGAAYLSVIILEPLADLAVLAGAKGLHRFRDNALLEPRLFAPA
- a CDS encoding DUF1097 domain-containing protein; amino-acid sequence: MDSRSALTLSIGVLGGVAVAFTATVITVPIWVVFLAWASFFFVGGGPAGWLRSVASNLVGVAIACGSLYAAHLLGGGLALTAVAVGVGSALMVQASWVGFLSTTPAVVVGFASTVSTVAGTGQLVTATSISHPGLVAACACVLGATFGILSEYLANVMTRTAPVSRPDTEGATA
- the nthA gene encoding nitrile hydratase subunit alpha, which gives rise to MSDQFAYPSDREQSSAEKVAALEHLLIEKGVITSQTVDKVLSYFESEMTPLNGKKIVVKAWKEPDFAARVVVDTPAAIAELELPEGMAGAEGEHLQAVANVPGVHNLIICTLCSCFPWPVLGLPPYWYKDPVFRSRAAREPRTVLAEVGVELAEETEIKVWDSSGHSRWFVIPERPSGTDDFTDEQLMDLVTTESMIGVALAGQPA
- the nthB gene encoding nitrile hydratase subunit beta, whose translation is MKLQHYLGGLEGLPQPLNLEKRVFVEEWEKRIFGIHVAMMGLSNHLGSALPEYPIAQVPTEFHDEWTWADLRTGAEGMNPFDYFKFRYYEKWLGGITQFFIDKGYVSEEEIGALLGGTSPETGETGAPAIDAQVIDYLRRGDSPRRDVAHPQFAIGQKVRITNVPAGAHTRLPGALRDRIGTVTRIFEGDYGYFVHTGDGIGDPMPIYIVEFTPDELWGVRAEPGANTFYAELFEAYLQPVQEDQ
- a CDS encoding nitrile hydratase accessory protein; protein product: MTLHETCTTDQAAPSFDHDWQRRAFGLALALSEFGHYPWSEFQQSLIDTIGGWEASPQSARGEWEYYDHWVTALEDVVQHREILTAPLHVDDGDHAVTDDHH